The proteins below come from a single Megalops cyprinoides isolate fMegCyp1 chromosome 5, fMegCyp1.pri, whole genome shotgun sequence genomic window:
- the wdr41 gene encoding WD repeat-containing protein 41 encodes MLRWILGGRESQGAVEKNTVLFIGEEQPKNSYTELQVLKGHFDIVRFLVQIDDFRFASAGDDGLVLVWNVQTGERLQELRGHSQQVTAMTAYSWSGGSAAHAALITASSDRTLSLWDPETGNRVQTVSDLQSSAKCLLVLDRLDLWISGGNELCVWNRDFHLLCKTDHHSDAGNTAMVELPKNCIAAAVDKDIVIYRLCVTSSKMDTSIAEIRRLTDHHDSIRALITVSDQMFASGSHVGELIVWDSLDWTIRAYERILWDEPHPDGQTEIKLGSQKQSEMSVQHLASDGECIVAAVGSGLYLYNVSSRSVVAYRKAAHDSSVLHTMLLPEGQLMSCSADGSVRMWELQDLPLPAEPASAGFFGMWTFGRASKHASQQAKKVPEVPGLRTLELTGDLIGHSGAVQMFVNFGDAGLVTCSADHLVIVWKNGERESRARSLALFHKLEQNQGL; translated from the exons ATGTTGCGATGGATTCTTGGAGGTCGGGAATCTCAGGGTGCAGTAGAG aaaaacacagtCCTGTTCATTGGGGAGGAACAGCCCAAAAACTCTTACACGGAGCTGCAGGTGCTTAAAGGACACTTTGACATCGTTCGATTTCTGGTGCAGATTGATGACTTCAG GTTTGCGTCTGCTGGAGATGACGGGCTGGTGCTGGTATGGAACGTTCAG ACAGGGGAGCGTCTGCAGGAGCTGCGCGGCCACTCCCAGCAGGTCACCGCCATGACGGCCTACAGCTGGAGCGGCGGGAGCGCCGCCCACGCCGCCCTCATCACCGCCTCCTCTGACAGGACCCTCAGC ctgtgggacCCAGAGACGGGGAATCGGGTACAGACTGTCTCTGACCTTCAGTCCTCTGCCAAG tGCCTCCTTGTGTTGGACCGCCTTGACTTGTGGATATCTGGAGGGAAcgagctgtgtgtgtggaacagggaCTTCCACCTCCTGTGTAAGACGGATCACCACAGCGACGCAG GAAATACTGCCATGGTCGAGCTGCCCAAGAACTGCATAGCAGCTGCTGTGGACAAAGACATCG TGATTTACAGACTGTGCGTGACGTCATCCAAAATGGACACATCCATCGCAGAGATTCGCAGGCTGACGGACCATCACGACAGCATCCGAGCTCTCATCACCGTCAGCG ACCAGATGTTTGCCAGCGGCTCCCACGTTGGGGAGCTGATTGTGTGGGACTCCCTGGACTGGACCATCCGGGCCTACGAACGCATTCTGTGGGACGAGCCGCACCCCGACGGCCAGACAGAGATCAAGCTGGGCTCCCAGAAGCAGAGCGAGATGTCCGTCCAGCACCTGGCCTCGGACGGAGAG TGCATCGTCGCTGCTGTTGGAAGCGGGTTGTACCTGTACAACGTGTCCTCGAGGAGCGTGGTCGCCTACAGGAAGGCCGCCCACGACTCCAGCGTCCTGCACACCATGCTTCTTCCTGAGGG CCAGCTGATGTCCTGCTCTGCCGACGGCAGCGTGAGGATGTGGGAACTCCAGGACCTCCCCTTACCTGCAGAGCCTGCCTCCGCAG GCTTTTTCGGGATGTGGACTTTTGGGAGGGCGAGTAAGCACGCCAGCCAGCAGGCGAAGAAGGTTCCGGAAGTCCCGGGGCTGCGCACCCTGGAGCTGACGGGGGACCTCATCGGACACTCGGGAGCCGTGCAG ATGTTTGTGAACTTCGGGGACGCGGGGCTGGTGACGTGCTCTGCGGACCACCTCGTCATCGTGTGGAAgaacggagagagagagtccagaGCCCGGAGCCTGGCCCTGTTCCACAAGCTGGAGCAGAACCAGGGCCTGTGA